DNA sequence from the Actinomycetota bacterium genome:
TCGGAAGGCGCATCCAATGAGGCGGACGCCATCCCTACGCGCGTCAACCGTCGCACTTCTTCATATCGGAGGGGTCATTATCCCCCGGCGCCTTCACTCAAGTCCTGCGGAGCGAAGACCAACTCAAGCTCACCGACATCCGTTGCGCTCAGCTTCCTGTACTCCGTCTGTGGCACCTTGAAGTAAGTCCACGGCGTTCCTGTCAACAGGGTGGCGTTCTCACACCAAATTGCCGCCGCTCGATCCTTGTGTGCAACATCTACATCCTCACGGCCCTTGGTCTCGACTAGGAGATGCTGATCCCCAGGCTTTCGGCAAACGAAGTCCGGTTCGTAGAAGCGAAGGTTGCCAACCGAGTCCGTGTACTCGATGAAGAATCCAAACTGGCTCGGAAGCTTTGCGAAGGAGACAACGTCCTTCGCGTTCTCCAGGAACTCTGCGAAGTCACGCTCGAACTGGTTGTCGCAAGGCACCAGGTTGAACACGCACTTCTTGGCGTCGAAGGTCGGGCGCGAGTACGGGAAGGGTGGTGTCTCGGATAGCTTCCTCCCTTCGCTTAGCAGCTCAGGAGCGAGTTCTTCGATAACCAACCCGCGCAGGGCTTGAGAAAACGCCTTGATGGTTACGTACTGGGCCACGGGAGTTGAGATGGCGCGGATCATCACCGGGGTGCCGAGCTCCACTGTGTTACCGAAGGCTTTCGTCTCCAGGAACTCGCGTACCTTTGGTGCCAGCGCCGAGAACTGTGAAGGCAGCTTTACGTCATTCGCGATCCGCCTGGAGTAGTAGCTGATGACTTCCTCTGCCGTCTGTGGCTGAGGAATCGTGTAGTCGCGTTCCACGAGCTTCTGGAGGCTGATGATGTCGTAGCCCTCGTACTTGAACCTCTGGGCAGCCGCATCACCGTCGCTCTCAGGAAACACAGGGCTCTGGAACTGCGAGACATCGAGACCGGCGATTTCCTCAGTCAGCGTCTTCTTGCGAGACAGAATCGGACTCAGCACTGGGACGGCGATGTCGTGCTCCATCCTCTCTTCAGCGGGGAAGATGGTCGTGATGACGAGCTTGTCTTTCTTAAGATCGAACTCCTGAACCGCGATGTCTTCGTCCTTCTCAAGCTGGTCGATGAACTTCAGGAAAGGGCCGTTGCCAATGACATCGACCCGCTCGACGTAGGTGGACGCAACCCCTCTGAACATCAGCCGCAGCCCACGACCGATGGCCTGCTCCGGAAGGATGTTGGCCGAGGCTGTGAAAGGCCTGAGCCCCACCACGACGGTGACGCTCTGAACATCCCAGCCCTCGCGGAGCATGAGGACGCTAACGATCGCGTTGACCGGACTCTCCCCCTCGTCAACCTGCCGCGCGACGGCCCTAGCTCGGTCGAGGTCCTTCTTCGAGACTTGCCCCTGATTGTTCGTGTGAATGATGAGCAGCTTCTCGTCCCCGAACTCTTCCGGGTACTTGGTCCGCAGGTACTCGCCCACGTCCTCGGCGTCCGCAGTAGTGTTCATCATCACGAACATGATGGGTTTCTTCTTGACTTGCTTGAGTTGGTCGCGGTACTCGCGCCACCGTTCCACGCCAGCGGTCAAGTACGCCCTGTACCGCACGCTTGCGACATCTGAAGGCTGATCCTTCATTCCAGCCGCTACGCCCTTCATGGGGCGCTTCACAACACTGTCCAGGATCGCCTGCTTCAGGGGGTAGTCGAAGACCGTCCAGGTGAACAGGCCGCCCTTCGCGTACCTCGGTGTCGCGGAGAAGTCCAGTTGTGAAGTGATGCCGGGACCGAGGTCGGCGTTTAGGGTCCGGATCACCTTGTTCCATTCGTTCTCTTCGTCGTGGGTGTGGTGTGCCTCATCGTTGACGACTAGGCACGGCGCGTCGCGGGCGAGGATGCGACCACAGAAGTCCTCGCTATCCGTGAGTTGCGTCGGTGGCTTCGGGCCGAGTACAGCTGTGAGATCGGCAGGCTCGTTCGTGTCCTCCTTGGAGCCCCTCCCCCCATACAGTTGGTCGATATTCGTAAGGAACATGGAGCCCTGCGAAGAAGGACCTTCTGCATCCCCGCGCATGAAGAAGCTCATGTCCCAGAACACCGACAGCGGGGGCGGGATGATGGGGTCCGTTCGGAAGACGCGTCCGCCTTCGAAGTCAA
Encoded proteins:
- a CDS encoding DEAD/DEAH box helicase family protein, with translation MTDTTRTLLNHWFGTDHRLQSGSMFRYHHFQREAIETLIYLYEVVKVRRHKELLETFVTGQPDIALLNRDDFARYSIKMATGSGKTKVMALAVAWHYFNAVAEGRDDFAKTFLVIAPNVIVFERLRLDFEGGRVFRTDPIIPPPLSVFWDMSFFMRGDAEGPSSQGSMFLTNIDQLYGGRGSKEDTNEPADLTAVLGPKPPTQLTDSEDFCGRILARDAPCLVVNDEAHHTHDEENEWNKVIRTLNADLGPGITSQLDFSATPRYAKGGLFTWTVFDYPLKQAILDSVVKRPMKGVAAGMKDQPSDVASVRYRAYLTAGVERWREYRDQLKQVKKKPIMFVMMNTTADAEDVGEYLRTKYPEEFGDEKLLIIHTNNQGQVSKKDLDRARAVARQVDEGESPVNAIVSVLMLREGWDVQSVTVVVGLRPFTASANILPEQAIGRGLRLMFRGVASTYVERVDVIGNGPFLKFIDQLEKDEDIAVQEFDLKKDKLVITTIFPAEERMEHDIAVPVLSPILSRKKTLTEEIAGLDVSQFQSPVFPESDGDAAAQRFKYEGYDIISLQKLVERDYTIPQPQTAEEVISYYSRRIANDVKLPSQFSALAPKVREFLETKAFGNTVELGTPVMIRAISTPVAQYVTIKAFSQALRGLVIEELAPELLSEGRKLSETPPFPYSRPTFDAKKCVFNLVPCDNQFERDFAEFLENAKDVVSFAKLPSQFGFFIEYTDSVGNLRFYEPDFVCRKPGDQHLLVETKGREDVDVAHKDRAAAIWCENATLLTGTPWTYFKVPQTEYRKLSATDVGELELVFAPQDLSEGAGG